atgttttctttttgtaatcaCTTTGTTGTTTTGCATATAATGATTACaccaatacttttttttttttgtagcatcTCAAGATTCTACAGGCCAGACGGTTAATGCTAGTGGTGGTGGTGACTGGCAGGAGGAGACCTATCAGAAGGTATCTATCTACACATATTAACATCAAAAACATGAAACTATAACTTATCCATTGTTTATTAATAGTTCAAAAACTTTTCATCATTTTTCTTGCAGATAAAAGCCCTCAAGGAGAAATATATACTTGTAGTTAGTGCACTGTACCAAAAATTATCTAATAAATTGCGAGAGGTACTTCATTCATAAACCTCTTATTATTCCGTTTCAATCCTAAATAACCTAATGAAACCATTTTGTTTGCCAGATTGATGCTCATCCTCAACAAAAGATCCAACATGGCCATATGGAAAAGCTAAGGGCGAGCAAAGCAACGTTGAAACTAGTTCTTGTGTTCTTAAATGTCTCCAGGAATGCTATTACTGAGAGTCACAGAGAAAAGTTTAATATCTATGAGGAACAGTTATTGAGGTTCGTTAAGCATAACCAGACCGTGACTAGGAGGCCaatgcagcagcagcagcagcaacaacaacaagtgCATCTCCCTCCTTCTCAGACACATCAAACAGCAGTACAATCCCAAAGTGGTCATCAAGTCTTCCATGTGCCGCAGTCTTCTGCATTATCTAACCTTACCACCTCACATACAGCAATGCCTCATTCGTCGCAGACAAGGCCTAAGATGGAACCAAAAGAGGAGACCAACATTATGACGTTACCTGCAAGTAATCCTCAGCCTAGTATGTTTCAGCAGAAGCAGTTTCATCATCTCTCTATGCAACAAAGGCAGCAGCAACAACCACAAAAGAACCATCAGCAGCTTCAGATGCCTAAAAATGAGATGAACGATGTGAGGATGAGTCAAAGGGTCAACAACAAAGCTGGTTTGCGTCAGCAGAATATCTCACCGAATCAGCGCCACCTTGCAAAGCCACTGGCTTCTCCTCAGTTGGTGGACCAGCAGATTCTTCCCCCAACATTCAACAAAAATGGAACCTCATCACAGTCTGGTGGCTCTCCCTCTGTTGCAccgtcttcaaatcttggagaTCCTGAAAATCCTATATCTGTTGAGTCACCTTCCTCACATGATTACCAACTCCAACCAGCAGCTCAGGAGCATCCTCCTGAGCCAAACGCAGAGCGGCCTATTGATCGTCTGATAAAAGCTGTGAGTGAACAAGTGATATACAAGTTTTAATCTCTCCATCTTATCACTAAGTCCTAATGTTAATGTGTATCTGTGTGGCTTTGCTAGTTTCAATCATCATCACCGGAGTCCTTGGCACAGTCTATTAATGAGATGAGCTCTGTCATCAGTTTAACAGACAGGCTTGCTGGTTGTGTCCAGTCCATTGGAGGATCCAGAGCTCGTGTACCTCAGGATTTGAGTGAGAGGACAAGGTTGCGTTTGCAACGAGGAGAAACCAATCCTACTAATAAGAGATTCAAGCGCTCAATCACCACTCAGCCTATAGATATCACATCAGAAACTGAAAGGTACAAACAGTTCAGTAGCTTGGAGTCTGAAGTTGACTCCACGGCATCATCTGGCTCAAAAGCTAACAAGATTGAGGTAATAAATAGCTAGAGCCTATAAACtcctttaaaataaaatgaaatatcgAAGATTAGACCATTTCTTATTCTTGCAGGCTGGCTTGGCCCTCTTGCAAGAGATCGTGGAAGTAAATAGGAGACTTGTAGAGACAATGGTAAGCATATGCAGTGAAGATGTTGGTCCAAGTGAAGTTACTACAGGAACAATAGTCATGTGTTCTTATGCCCCTGTGGCTCTCTGTGACACATTCCAAGCTCTTTACAAGTCAGGACATGTAGTAAGTCTCTctaaacttgttcttttactagTTTTTCCTCAGCTGTTTATAATGTATCTTATGTTCGATGCAGTCACAGATTCAACCGTTACGCTTACTAGTCCCTGAGAACTACCCACATTCACCAATACTTATTGAAAACATCCCCTTTGACTCCAGGTATATGAAACTTTAGCACAAATTGATCACAAGTTGGAACtaaacatattattattatgtgtGTTTAGTGTAAACAAACATGAGGATTTGTCCGCTAGAACCAGATCAAGGTTCGGTTTGTCCATGAAGGAGTTTTCAGAACCGATGTCTCTAACAGAAATAGCTCAAGCTTGGGATGCTTGTGCGAGAGCGACGATGGCTGAGTACGCTGAGCGACATGGTGGAGGTACTTTCAGTTCTAAGCATGGTCATTGGGAGCCTGTTTTGAGAGCTTCATGAGCACTCTCTCACCAAAAGGTATGGGATATTATGCACAGAGATGAAAACTTTAGGTTATCTTATTTGACTTGCGGTAGAAGAAACATCAATATGTATGTTTTTGTAAGTGCATCATGTCGTTATAGACAAAATGTATAGACTATTTATGGAGGTGTTGACCTAGTGTGGATGATTCCAAACTCCATGCAACATTcttctaatatatttataaagttgaccaaaaaaaatgaGAGAATTGACTTGAGATTATTCAACTATCCACTTCTAATTCTATGTGCGTATTCATTCATCTCTACAAATATGAACAACAGTATTTTGATTCAGATATAAGCAAcagtttttacaaaattaactttagatttttctttccattgaaaagattaaagactTTGTTGCATAGTCTAAGCGGAGTACGTAAAAGATCAAAAGCCAAAAGCCAATTTGTAGAACGTTCATGATTAGCATGCACAAGATTGAAGGTTCCGTTTTTTCACTGAACAACATATGATTTTAAGAACTACGATGGCCAGGTTAAGACATGTTTCAacctttttattataaatatttaacaagaTGATCTGAAGCTAGCTATTACAATACACATTAAGCATGTCCAAACTAGATTTAATTTGTATATTGAGTATATAAGTAACTTTTATGATAAGGTGAAATAGTTTAGTTGTCCTCTTCAGAGAAGAAACGGTTGAGAGAAGGCATAACTTGAGGTGGACGGGTCCTCAAATACTTGCGAAGATTGTGTTGTGCATATTTTTCTCCTTCATCTTCATTTTCCAGAACTCCCATTTTTCTGTTCTCTTTACTTatcctatatttttttataaaaacaaagaaaagcaTTAGCATATAAAGAATATACTAATTTGGAAAATACTAGACGAATCAAgtattaaaaactattaacccacattatttatgttttaactgTGTAACCCACATATTAGTGGAGTTCTAAAGTAATTAAAAGACAAACCAATTACGCGTATTACATGGCCGGTCTAGTCATGTCGGTGATCCGAATCAGTTTAGAATtttcaaaatcatattttctacTTGTCTGATCATTACACTAGAGAATTtcattatattatatacactGTGCATTTCCATAAGTTTTATTCCTTTCAAACTATGGAAAAAATACTACTAGAATAGACCGGATGGAGACCAACCTGCAATCAGGGTTTAATAATGCATTCCTTGTGAGTTGAAACACAACCATAGATGTTACAAATCCCATTGCTCCGAGAAGAGGGTACacctaattatttttgtttagttaaggttaagttaaacaaaaaaaattatgtattttttatttacttgattatctcaaatcaaattttgaaaaacatcctacaaaaatagttatttaattatatatgattttttgatACGAACATGCTAGACATATGAATCGTTTCAATTTCGAAAACAAACACTTATAATCATGTCTACAATATTACTAGTATTTTCTTACCTCAGGTCTCACCCAACGCCCCATTTCAGCTGgtcctttttctctctctttttgagGACAGTGATCAAAAGCGAACTTGTATCCTACTATCaactttttgtatattttctttttttgattatGTTGTGTGAGAAATGGGAGAATCAATACGTATATATAGCGGGACGACATAGTAATACAGAAGTCCATTCtcttaaaattgaaatttaaaaccCACGGACTGTATTCCTGTGGGCTGACTGTATTGATAATGGTCCAACTTGAAATACttataattagttttaagtATTTACCATTTAAGAATCCTTTTtgcaaaataaaacataacaaaataaaactatgTTTTATATTCGTCTTACGTTGAGCTGCTTAATACAGTAAGAAatctaataaaacaaattacatGTATATAACAACATAAATTATATGGTAAATAACATATTTCTTTTGTCGATAAATACAATAACTAGTGAAATTATGAAACATTTCTGGTGATGAAGCCTTACTTCTAATTAGACATTGTAAAGTCTTAAAGCTACTTGCCccaaataaatagaaaatattgaaGGTACGTTTAATTATCAAGTAACTTGGTTAAGAAATAAGAAACATATTTTATCTAAATCCGTGGGcagctttctttctttttctttctatcTTTCTTGACTTTtcatcttttgaaaaaaaattgacgaGGTCAAGTAATTTAAAACTTGATTATTGTGTCAAAATAAACCAGAAGAATGAATCTCAAACAACACttaaatatgtaatatattaatagtatagattttgaaattttgaaaacaaataaaatgaatcATGTGAAGcgaatataaataaattatagcacataatttaaaatatatacttattgatgaaaatatataataaacggTGTAAAACAAATATCTGAACTGTAAAAGATGAAAATGGTTTAAAACATAGTTTTAGATTTCGTTTTTATAGAGCAATAGtgtgaacaaaataataatataaaacgtaaataaatataaaaattaagtatTTCATATATACTTCCAATATTTTATAGTTTCTAATTATTCAAACAGGTAGAGTAGAGATACATATCGAGACCCGTTGGAATGTACTAAGCTGTTTCAAACGTATAATGATTGTAACAGGTACCAGTATGAAATGAAAATTTGGGTGGTAGAGTGGAAAAGTCATACTTTATCATTATGGCCTTGAAATATAAGTCTTAGTTCGAGCTTCTCAAGTTTTATTTACTAATCTAAATCAAAATGTCTGAGCTTCTCAAGTTTTAGATATTAACCATTGATaacgttataaaaaaaatggagcAAATTGGTTTTCGATTACGtgtgaaaatacaaaaaaataataatacaacatGTTGATTGATGCATATGATTTTTTGGCATGAATAGAGTGCCGCATACCATTTTTATACATTAGCCAATGAGGATCCCGTCTGATCTCATAAGTATGAACCGGGTcaaaacacacaatttttcaACGTGATCCATTTACATAAGaatcaaaacagagaagaaagtAATGAGAAGTATAATGAATGGCGAAGTTGCAAGGTTTGAAGCA
This genomic interval from Brassica napus cultivar Da-Ae chromosome A6, Da-Ae, whole genome shotgun sequence contains the following:
- the LOC106349109 gene encoding probable mediator of RNA polymerase II transcription subunit 15c isoform X2, with the translated sequence MEGNSNWKPNQQGGDSLASNNANDWRSQLAPDMRKKVILAIVEKLKIYYPTRHPNAIKNTAFSFEGKIYAAAKDKDDYMRTIKGNIMNFDRKLQSSNVQSGSSVNGTNPPAPAQALNQGQSVPTSLPYTQTPTSQQWLHQNNNNIQSNLNILESSGLPTQVSSAAQNLNIQMGEGVHSNLLPGSQRQIHGREHHLPQQPQSSNYFQNQMDQQLLKEEVQPPYMQQQQQSLLKQPIQQQLPHQTSLSNIQQSFPQPSALSSLPPSGQQNSQFLSRQNQFPTQRVHSSHHQQQMHVPSQEQKRQEREQFISHLMNDKDTQQNHLTPQQNNGEKQAAFRASSSQQNNIASFQERPLQNNSIQQRLYSHSNNASALPSQQKQYNVHGSSCLAAQGQEVGQSQTMIQQQYQPQHTMQQPQNRILQQPLDDTQRFQASGSLLQTQQNQPYQLQRTSPANTFTSQDSTGQTVNASGGGDWQEETYQKIKALKEKYILVVSALYQKLSNKLREIDAHPQQKIQHGHMEKLRASKATLKLVLVFLNVSRNAITESHREKFNIYEEQLLRFVKHNQTVTRRPMQQQQQQQQQVHLPPSQTHQTAVQSQSGHQVFHVPQSSALSNLTTSHTAMPHSSQTRPKMEPKEETNIMTLPASNPQPSMFQQKQFHHLSMQQRQQQQPQKNHQQLQMPKNEMNDVRMSQRVNNKAGLRQQNISPNQRHLAKPLASPQLVDQQILPPTFNKNGTSSQSGGSPSVAPSSNLGDPENPISVESPSSHDYQLQPAAQEHPPEPNAERPIDRLIKAFQSSSPESLAQSINEMSSVISLTDRLAGCVQSIGGSRARVPQDLSERTRLRLQRGETNPTNKRFKRSITTQPIDITSETERYKQFSSLESEVDSTASSGSKANKIEAGLALLQEIVEVNRRLVETMVSICSEDVGPSEVTTGTIVMCSYAPVALCDTFQALYKSGHVSQIQPLRLLVPENYPHSPILIENIPFDSSVNKHEDLSARTRSRFGLSMKEFSEPMSLTEIAQAWDACARATMAEYAERHGGGTFSSKHGHWEPVLRAS
- the LOC106352327 gene encoding uncharacterized protein LOC106352327, with product MDFCITMSSRYIYVLILPFLTQHNQKKKIYKKLIVGYKFAFDHCPQKEREKGPAEMGRWVRPEVYPLLGAMGFVTSMVVFQLTRNALLNPDCRISKENRKMGVLENEDEGEKYAQHNLRKYLRTRPPQVMPSLNRFFSEEDN
- the LOC106349109 gene encoding probable mediator of RNA polymerase II transcription subunit 15c isoform X1, which produces MEGNSNWKPNQQGGDSLASNNANDWRSQLAPDMRKKVILAIVEKLKIYYPTRHPNAIKNTAFSFEGKIYAAAKDKDDYMRTIKGNIMNFDRKLQSSNVQSGSSVNGTNPPAPAAQALNQGQSVPTSLPYTQTPTSQQWLHQNNNNIQSNLNILESSGLPTQVSSAAQNLNIQMGEGVHSNLLPGSQRQIHGREHHLPQQPQSSNYFQNQMDQQLLKEEVQPPYMQQQQQSLLKQPIQQQLPHQTSLSNIQQSFPQPSALSSLPPSGQQNSQFLSRQNQFPTQRVHSSHHQQQMHVPSQEQKRQEREQFISHLMNDKDTQQNHLTPQQNNGEKQAAFRASSSQQNNIASFQERPLQNNSIQQRLYSHSNNASALPSQQKQYNVHGSSCLAAQGQEVGQSQTMIQQQYQPQHTMQQPQNRILQQPLDDTQRFQASGSLLQTQQNQPYQLQRTSPANTFTSQDSTGQTVNASGGGDWQEETYQKIKALKEKYILVVSALYQKLSNKLREIDAHPQQKIQHGHMEKLRASKATLKLVLVFLNVSRNAITESHREKFNIYEEQLLRFVKHNQTVTRRPMQQQQQQQQQVHLPPSQTHQTAVQSQSGHQVFHVPQSSALSNLTTSHTAMPHSSQTRPKMEPKEETNIMTLPASNPQPSMFQQKQFHHLSMQQRQQQQPQKNHQQLQMPKNEMNDVRMSQRVNNKAGLRQQNISPNQRHLAKPLASPQLVDQQILPPTFNKNGTSSQSGGSPSVAPSSNLGDPENPISVESPSSHDYQLQPAAQEHPPEPNAERPIDRLIKAFQSSSPESLAQSINEMSSVISLTDRLAGCVQSIGGSRARVPQDLSERTRLRLQRGETNPTNKRFKRSITTQPIDITSETERYKQFSSLESEVDSTASSGSKANKIEAGLALLQEIVEVNRRLVETMVSICSEDVGPSEVTTGTIVMCSYAPVALCDTFQALYKSGHVSQIQPLRLLVPENYPHSPILIENIPFDSSVNKHEDLSARTRSRFGLSMKEFSEPMSLTEIAQAWDACARATMAEYAERHGGGTFSSKHGHWEPVLRAS